The following is a genomic window from Actinomycetota bacterium.
TTCGCTGGGAATTCGCTCTCGGCGCTGATCCGCACCCGGCCGGAAAACAGGAACCGGTGCAGGGACGCGGCGCCGTATGGAGAACCTGCCAGGCGGCCGGACGACATTTTTTGGGGGGCGGCACGTGCGCGGGTGGATCAAGGCTGTGTTGTGCTGTGTCATTCTTCTGATCGGTTCCAACGTGGCCGCGCTGTCGGCTGGCGCTTCGGGCACCTCGCCCCGGACCTTCGACCAGGATGCAGAGGACTGCTTCGAGTTCATACCGGCGGAGCAGTCCGTAGCCGGCGTCACCGATGACGGGCGCGAGGTCGTGCTGGACGTCCACCTCGTCCTCGACGGCGTCTCTACGTCCCGTGCCGCCGAAGTCGTTCAGCAGGCGCAGCACGCTTTTACGCCGCTTCGGATCAAGCTTCAGCCGACCTTCCAACAGGTCTCGTTCCCCCCACAGAAGATGGCGCCCGAGTTCCAACTGTCGCAGCCCGTGCCCGCGAGTGACGCTGACTACCTGATGCAGAAGACGAAGGAGGCGGTGGGCGGCGCACGTCCCGCAAACTCCGACGTCGTGTACCTGCTGACGGATGACGCGATCACCGGGGGCGCCGCAGGCAAGGCCGACTGCATCGGCGGCGTCCGCTATCCCTCCAGAGCCTTCGGGATAGGCGAAGAGGATGAAGACTGGGGCGGGCTCCAGG
Proteins encoded in this region:
- a CDS encoding M12 family metallo-peptidase, which codes for MRGWIKAVLCCVILLIGSNVAALSAGASGTSPRTFDQDAEDCFEFIPAEQSVAGVTDDGREVVLDVHLVLDGVSTSRAAEVVQQAQHAFTPLRIKLQPTFQQVSFPPQKMAPEFQLSQPVPASDADYLMQKTKEAVGGARPANSDVVYLLTDDAITGGAAGKADCIGGVRYPSRAFGIGEEDEDWGGLQVCCTRTTAKIAAHEIAHLLGAHHHYANCAEGAAEKLDDPHLGTCTMMFNDVGLVNLRFSVLEAAVVRGHAIKFADRAPEETQPQPEPTEPQPEPTEPQPEPTE